One window from the genome of Pseudoliparis swirei isolate HS2019 ecotype Mariana Trench chromosome 24, NWPU_hadal_v1, whole genome shotgun sequence encodes:
- the cfap97 gene encoding cilia- and flagella-associated protein 97 isoform X1 codes for MFNPSELEGEVDHSFFDSDCDDSSRDGGENIEKGLKAEKKNPPSPEQLHAKQTETTKGGSSPRTDETKKHLKLVDNNSSSRAERKENSCQVKEEKSSRASSVSSVACASNKVIHISSDSEADSNSQSERHNETFIVLLDEAREVDCMDVYSQRPNESEEDALPSKHSDSIGKIKQSPKKTIQNWRTSSPSPISIESSIDTDSDSSIDSPTLPKPNKTSLSPEIRRTRVGSAGSQDVPIDHTEESEDTVTDVSPLSSPDISPLQSLDLNHTEAKEGSLKEQQQQKQQQQQESVPSSGLSDMHQDEDSDQDVHECSLSLESQHGGKLVSCSTGGRNRKNYSFTNDEVRRIDRENQRLLRELSRHTPGPRPGPRPGSTTGKKIHMTSKLPHILLSHSALNRQREQQRIERENLVFLKKLESVKPTPGLNRSEQLKDYQRHIRILGAPSYPVCMSPTKLERSISKTPSAGSRPASSNHHSSRAVSTTNFNKTPVPRRKEPPSAAWC; via the exons ATGTTCAACCCCAGTGAACTAGAAGGTGAAGTGGATCATTCGTTTTTCGACAGTGACTGTGATGATAGcagcagagatggaggagaaaataTAGAGAAAGGCTTGAAGGCTGAAAAGAAGAACCCACCATCCCCTGAGCAGTTACATGCAAAACAGACAGAAACCACAAAAGGTGGTTCGTCTCCAAGAACCGATGAGACAAAAAAACACCTGAAGCTAGTTGACAACAACAGTAGTAGTAGAGCAGAAAGGAAAGAGAACAGCTGTCAAGTAAAGGAAGAAAAGAGTAGCAGGGCGTCCAGCGTATCATCTGTTGCCTGTGCATCGAATAAAGTCATCCATATTAGCAGTGATAGTGAGGCAGACTCTAATTCACAGTCTGAACGGCACAATGAAACATTTATCGTGTTATTGGATGAGGCCAGGGAAGTAGATTGTATGGATGTGTACAGCCAGAGACCAAATGAGTCTGAAGAAGATGCATTGCCATCCAAACACTCAGACTCGATAGGGAAAATTAAACAATCTCCTAAAAAAACGATACAAAATTGGCGTACCAGCAGTCCATCTCCCATTTCAATTGAGAGCAGCATAGACACCGACTCAGACTCTAGTATAGATTCCCCCACCCTTCCCAAGCCCAATAAGACTTCTTTATCCCCTGAAATAAGAAGGACCCGCGTAGGCTCAGCAGGATCTCAGGACGTGCCTATTGACCAtacagaggagtcagaggatACAGTGACAGATGTgagccccctctcctctcctgacatAAGCCCTCTCCAGTCATTGGACCTTAACCACACAGAGGCTAAAGAGGGAAGCcttaaagaacaacaacaacaaaaacaacagcagcagcaggagagtgTGCCCTCCAGTGGCCTTAGTGACATGCATCAGGATGAAGACTCAGATCAGGATGTACATGAAT GCTCCCTCAGTTTAGAGAGTCAGCATGGAGGTAAACTGGTTTCCTGCTCTACCGGGGGAAGAAACAGGAAGAACTACTCGTTCACCAATGATGAGGTCCGCCGCATAGATCGTGAGAACCAGCGTCTTCTTCGTGAACTTTCGCGCCACACTCCAGGGCCCAGACCAGGGCCCAGACCAGGGAGTACAACAGGGAAGAAAATCCATATGACCAGCAAGCTGCCTCATATTCTCCTCTCTCACAGCGCACTCAACAGGCAGCGGGAACAGCAACGCATTGAGAGGGAAAACCTG gtTTTCTTGAAGAAGCTGGAGTCCGTCAAGCCAACACCTGGCCTAAACCGTTCAGAACAACTGAAGGACTACCAGCGACATATTAGAATTCTGGGAGCTCCTTCATACCCTGTCTGTATGTCCCCCACAAAGTTGGAGAGGTCTATCAGCAAGACGCCCTCAG
- the cfap97 gene encoding cilia- and flagella-associated protein 97 isoform X2 encodes MFNPSELEGEVDHSFFDSDCDDSSRDGGENIEKGLKAEKKNPPSPEQLHAKQTETTKGGSSPRTDETKKHLKLVDNNSSSRAERKENSCQVKEEKSSRASSVSSVACASNKVIHISSDSEADSNSQSERHNETFIVLLDEAREVDCMDVYSQRPNESEEDALPSKHSDSIGKIKQSPKKTIQNWRTSSPSPISIESSIDTDSDSSIDSPTLPKPNKTSLSPEIRRTRVGSAGSQDVPIDHTEESEDTVTDVSPLSSPDISPLQSLDLNHTEAKEGSLKEQQQQKQQQQQESVPSSGLSDMHQDEDSDQDVHECSLSLESQHGGKLVSCSTGGRNRKNYSFTNDEVRRIDRENQRLLRELSRHTPGPRPGPRPGSTTGKKIHMTSKLPHILLSHSALNRQREQQRIERENLVFLKKLESVKPTPGLNRSEQLKDYQRHIRILGAPSYPVCMSPTKLERSISKTPSGSRPASSNHHSSRAVSTTNFNKTPVPRRKEPPSAAWC; translated from the exons ATGTTCAACCCCAGTGAACTAGAAGGTGAAGTGGATCATTCGTTTTTCGACAGTGACTGTGATGATAGcagcagagatggaggagaaaataTAGAGAAAGGCTTGAAGGCTGAAAAGAAGAACCCACCATCCCCTGAGCAGTTACATGCAAAACAGACAGAAACCACAAAAGGTGGTTCGTCTCCAAGAACCGATGAGACAAAAAAACACCTGAAGCTAGTTGACAACAACAGTAGTAGTAGAGCAGAAAGGAAAGAGAACAGCTGTCAAGTAAAGGAAGAAAAGAGTAGCAGGGCGTCCAGCGTATCATCTGTTGCCTGTGCATCGAATAAAGTCATCCATATTAGCAGTGATAGTGAGGCAGACTCTAATTCACAGTCTGAACGGCACAATGAAACATTTATCGTGTTATTGGATGAGGCCAGGGAAGTAGATTGTATGGATGTGTACAGCCAGAGACCAAATGAGTCTGAAGAAGATGCATTGCCATCCAAACACTCAGACTCGATAGGGAAAATTAAACAATCTCCTAAAAAAACGATACAAAATTGGCGTACCAGCAGTCCATCTCCCATTTCAATTGAGAGCAGCATAGACACCGACTCAGACTCTAGTATAGATTCCCCCACCCTTCCCAAGCCCAATAAGACTTCTTTATCCCCTGAAATAAGAAGGACCCGCGTAGGCTCAGCAGGATCTCAGGACGTGCCTATTGACCAtacagaggagtcagaggatACAGTGACAGATGTgagccccctctcctctcctgacatAAGCCCTCTCCAGTCATTGGACCTTAACCACACAGAGGCTAAAGAGGGAAGCcttaaagaacaacaacaacaaaaacaacagcagcagcaggagagtgTGCCCTCCAGTGGCCTTAGTGACATGCATCAGGATGAAGACTCAGATCAGGATGTACATGAAT GCTCCCTCAGTTTAGAGAGTCAGCATGGAGGTAAACTGGTTTCCTGCTCTACCGGGGGAAGAAACAGGAAGAACTACTCGTTCACCAATGATGAGGTCCGCCGCATAGATCGTGAGAACCAGCGTCTTCTTCGTGAACTTTCGCGCCACACTCCAGGGCCCAGACCAGGGCCCAGACCAGGGAGTACAACAGGGAAGAAAATCCATATGACCAGCAAGCTGCCTCATATTCTCCTCTCTCACAGCGCACTCAACAGGCAGCGGGAACAGCAACGCATTGAGAGGGAAAACCTG gtTTTCTTGAAGAAGCTGGAGTCCGTCAAGCCAACACCTGGCCTAAACCGTTCAGAACAACTGAAGGACTACCAGCGACATATTAGAATTCTGGGAGCTCCTTCATACCCTGTCTGTATGTCCCCCACAAAGTTGGAGAGGTCTATCAGCAAGACGCCCTCAG
- the ufsp2 gene encoding ufm1-specific protease 2, with protein MVVADSQSSDTGTVLRVRGPLEFKCHLDSTDARLVHKVISRTFETLQSQVKSESCVLTVCDSPVIIWPNRGVYAIPEEITPNTLCEDIHQWIQSDEREAAGKRSAKKKSKKCSAASIINLRLMMEVTKTGPLSAPILSRTVQKSHFLSTTFPVDCVIRTTFNETIKDAFERLLKALTHQLCEMENVTLQHIKGTTLLVPEPIHFLLPEPKGLVTVVYPAGVPDNQLEMKRKELHQQFELPDDWPYFRRANAYHFPNEPYNDGYLRNPHLDLTHPTLDNGKVYLVQGFYSYHHYMQDRMDDNGWGCAYRSLQTICSWFQQQGYVERAVPTHREIQQALLDVGDKQASFVGSRQWIGSIEVHAVLNQLLGVTSKIMFVSQGSELASKGRELANHFLTEGTPIMIGGGVLAHTILGVAWSETSGQIRYLILDPHYTGAEDLQVITDKGWCGWKGPDFWDQIAYYNLCLPQRPKVI; from the exons ATG GTTGTTGCGGACTCGCAGTCCTCCGATACAGGGACCGTCCTTCGTGTCAGAGGGCCGCTGGAGTTCAAATGTCACCTGGACAGCACAGATG CACGGCTCGTGCACAAAGTCATCTCGAGAACATTCGAGACACTTCAATCTCAGGTGAAATCTGAATCATGTGTTCTAACAGTCTGTGACAGTCCTGTTATTATTTGGCCAAACAGAGGTGTTTATGCAATACCTGAAGAAATAACTCCAAACACACTCTGTGAAGATATACATCAATGGATTCA GTCCGATGAAAGAGAGGCTGCTGGCAAGAGAtctgcaaaaaagaaaagcaaaaaatgTTCAGCAGCA AGTATTATTAACCTTCGTCTAATGATGGAGGTGACGAAGACAGGCCCCCTCTCAGCCCCAATCCTCAGCAGAACAGTCCAGAAAtcccacttcctgtctacaACTTTTCCTGTGGATTGCGTCATCCGTACCACCTTCAATGAAACAATCAAAGA TGCCTTTGAGCGCCTGTTGAAGGCGCTAACTCATCAGCTGTGTGAGATGGAGAATGTGACCTTGCAACACATTAAGGGGACCACGCTCCTGGTACCTGAACCAATCCACTTCCTCCTTCCAGAGCCAAAAGGGCTAGTGACTGTGGTTTACCCTGCAGGAGTGCCTGACAACCAACTGGAGATGAAACGTAAG GAACTGCATCAACAGTTTGAGCTACCAGATGACTGGCCCTATTTTAGAAGAGCCAATGCTTACCACTTTCCCAATGAGCCCTACAATGATGGTTACCTCCGAAACCCTCATCTGGACCTCACACATCCCACACTGGACAATGGAAAG GTGTACTTGGTCCAGGGGTTCTACAGCTATCACCACTACATGCAGGACCGTATGGATGACAATGGCTGGGGCTGTGCTTATCGCTCCCTCCAGACCATCTGCTCCTGGTTCCAGCAACAAGGCTACGTAGAGCGGGCCGTGCCCACTCACAGAGAGATCCAACAA GCTTTACTGGATGTTGGAGACAAACAGGCATCCTTTGTTGGATCACGCCAGTGGATTGGATCCATTGAGGTTCATGCTGTTCTGAACCAGCTGCTTGGGGTCACTTCCAAGATCATGTTTGTGAG TCAAGGTTCTGAGCTGGCATCCAAAGGCAGAGAACTCGCCAACCACTTCCTTACTGAAGGGACTCCCATCATGATTG GGGGGGGAGTATTAGCTCACACTATTCTAGGTGTGGCATGGAGTGAGACCAGCGGGCAaatccgctatctcatcctagATCCACATTACACAGGAGCAGAGGACTTGCAGGTTATTACAGACAAG GGTTGGTGTGGCTGGAAAGGACCGGATTTTTGGGATCAGATTGCGTATTATAATCTCTGTCTTCCTCAGAGGCCCAAGGTCATCTGA